In a single window of the Pandoraea pulmonicola genome:
- the cphA gene encoding cyanophycin synthetase has product MEVSRIRALRGPNLWSRHTAIEAIVTCTDLEYSIGNLAGFEARLRARFPELPALTPDAEERPVSLADALATTALHLQATAGCPVTFSQTTQTIEPGTFQVVVQYSEEPVGRLAFDLAQQLINAALENSAFDLADALYRLRDLDEDVRLGPSTGSIVYAAVARGIPYRRLTEGSMVQFGWGSKQRRIQAAETDRTSAVAESIAQDKDLTKTLLHAAGVPVPLGGTVRDIEDAWKLVQEIDSPVVVKPRDGNQGKGVAVRLRTREEIEKAFEAAQDISRDVIIERYIPGHDFRLLVIGNKLVAAARRDPPQVTGDGVHTVRQLVDAVNADPRRGEGHATSLTKIRFDDIALATLAKQGLHADSVPEAGARVVLRNNANLSTGGTATDVTDDVHPEIAARAVAAAQQVGLDIAGVDAVCETVIRPFEEQAGGIVEVNAAPGLRMHLQPSYGKGRAVGEAIVSTMFEDGDDGRIPVVAVSGTNGKTTTVRLIAHLIAQQGLRVGMTGTDGIYIGGQRIDTGDCSGPRSARNVLMHPDVDAAVFETARGGLLREGLAYDRCDVAVVTNIGMGDHLGLSYIHTVEDLAVLKSVIVRNVAPRGMAVLNAADPMVARMADACPGDVTYFAVDGAHPVLATHRAKGKRVVYVEDNHIVAARGNEETRYALAAIPLTRGGVIGFQVENAMAAIGAAWALAIDPVTIRAGLATFVNDAGTAPGRFNVFDYKGATVIADYGHNPDAIAALTQAVETMPARRRSVVISGAGDRRDEDIRRQTQILGGAFDDVLLYQDQCQRGREDGEVLGLLREGLVGARRASHIDEIHGEFLAIDTALARLQPGDLCLILIDQVDKALEHIGKRVKEASTH; this is encoded by the coding sequence CCGTCACACCGCCATCGAGGCGATCGTGACGTGCACCGATCTGGAATACTCGATCGGCAATCTGGCCGGTTTCGAGGCCCGTCTGCGCGCTCGCTTCCCCGAGCTGCCGGCGCTCACGCCCGACGCGGAAGAGCGTCCGGTATCGCTGGCCGACGCGCTCGCCACCACGGCGCTGCACCTGCAGGCCACGGCCGGCTGCCCCGTCACGTTCAGCCAGACGACGCAAACCATCGAGCCGGGCACGTTCCAGGTCGTGGTGCAGTACAGCGAAGAGCCGGTGGGCCGTCTTGCGTTCGATCTCGCGCAGCAGTTGATCAATGCCGCGCTCGAAAACAGCGCATTCGATCTGGCCGATGCACTCTACCGCCTGCGCGACCTCGATGAAGACGTGCGCCTCGGCCCGTCCACCGGTTCCATCGTCTACGCCGCCGTGGCTCGTGGCATTCCGTACCGCCGCCTCACCGAAGGCTCGATGGTGCAGTTCGGCTGGGGCAGCAAGCAGCGTCGCATTCAGGCTGCCGAGACCGACCGGACTTCGGCGGTGGCCGAATCGATCGCGCAGGACAAGGATCTGACGAAGACGCTGCTGCACGCCGCCGGTGTGCCGGTGCCACTGGGCGGCACGGTGCGCGACATCGAAGACGCATGGAAACTCGTGCAGGAAATCGACTCGCCCGTCGTGGTCAAGCCGCGTGACGGCAACCAGGGCAAGGGCGTGGCCGTGCGTCTGCGCACGCGCGAGGAAATCGAAAAGGCGTTCGAAGCCGCGCAGGACATCAGCCGCGACGTCATCATCGAGCGCTACATCCCGGGCCACGACTTCCGTTTGCTCGTCATCGGCAACAAGCTGGTGGCGGCCGCACGTCGCGATCCGCCGCAAGTGACCGGCGACGGCGTGCACACCGTGCGTCAGCTGGTCGATGCGGTGAACGCCGACCCGCGCCGGGGCGAAGGCCATGCCACGTCGCTCACCAAGATTCGCTTCGACGACATCGCCCTTGCGACGCTCGCCAAGCAAGGACTCCATGCCGACTCCGTGCCCGAAGCCGGCGCGCGCGTGGTGTTGCGCAACAACGCCAACCTGTCGACGGGCGGCACGGCAACCGACGTGACCGACGACGTGCACCCCGAGATCGCCGCACGTGCGGTGGCCGCCGCGCAGCAGGTCGGCCTGGACATCGCCGGCGTGGACGCCGTGTGCGAGACCGTCATCCGCCCGTTCGAGGAACAGGCAGGCGGCATCGTCGAAGTCAACGCCGCGCCGGGGCTGCGCATGCACCTGCAGCCGTCGTACGGCAAGGGCCGTGCCGTGGGCGAAGCCATCGTCTCGACGATGTTCGAAGATGGCGACGATGGCCGGATTCCGGTCGTCGCCGTCTCGGGCACCAACGGCAAGACGACGACCGTACGCCTGATCGCTCACCTGATTGCCCAGCAAGGGCTGCGCGTGGGCATGACCGGCACCGACGGCATCTATATCGGCGGCCAACGGATCGACACCGGCGATTGCAGCGGCCCACGCAGTGCCCGCAATGTGCTGATGCACCCGGACGTGGACGCCGCCGTGTTCGAAACCGCCCGCGGCGGTCTGCTGCGCGAGGGGCTCGCGTACGATCGATGCGACGTCGCCGTGGTGACGAACATTGGCATGGGCGATCACCTGGGGCTGTCGTACATCCACACCGTCGAGGATCTCGCGGTGCTCAAGAGCGTGATCGTGCGCAACGTGGCGCCGCGCGGCATGGCCGTGCTCAATGCCGCCGATCCGATGGTCGCGCGCATGGCTGACGCCTGCCCGGGCGACGTGACGTACTTCGCCGTCGACGGCGCACACCCGGTGCTCGCCACGCATCGTGCAAAGGGCAAGCGGGTCGTCTACGTCGAGGACAACCACATCGTGGCGGCCCGCGGCAACGAAGAAACGCGCTATGCGCTTGCCGCGATCCCGCTCACGCGGGGCGGTGTGATCGGCTTCCAGGTCGAAAACGCGATGGCCGCCATCGGGGCGGCGTGGGCGCTCGCCATCGATCCGGTGACGATCCGCGCCGGTCTGGCCACGTTCGTCAACGATGCGGGCACGGCGCCCGGTCGCTTCAACGTGTTCGATTACAAGGGCGCCACGGTGATTGCCGACTACGGTCACAACCCGGACGCGATCGCGGCGCTCACGCAGGCTGTCGAGACGATGCCGGCGCGTCGCCGCTCGGTGGTGATTTCCGGCGCGGGCGACCGTCGCGACGAGGACATCCGCCGCCAGACCCAGATCCTCGGCGGCGCCTTCGACGACGTGCTGCTCTATCAGGACCAGTGCCAGCGCGGCCGCGAAGACGGCGAAGTGCTGGGTCTGCTGCGCGAAGGGCTGGTCGGTGCCCGTCGCGCGAGCCACATCGACGAGATCCACGGCGAGTTCCTGGCGATCGACACCGCGCTCGCGCGCCTGCAACCGGGCGATCTGTGCCTGATCCTCATCGATCAGGTCGACAAAGCGCTCGAACATATCGGCAAGCGGGTCAAGGAAGCTTCGACGCACTGA